A region of Ornithodoros turicata isolate Travis chromosome 5, ASM3712646v1, whole genome shotgun sequence DNA encodes the following proteins:
- the LOC135395152 gene encoding uncharacterized protein LOC135395152: MENQSGSATNGDTINPGEAGARGGNGDAGTNTGAGVHPPPPTPQAVDTASLLLQVTNIVASLTQQLNAAQTSPHSTFPPRLHPSMTIPTYSGYSDRKSVADFILEMETYQVASRASDEVVLGQVLPVALVGDAARWRRLQEPFTSMADFRQRFREEFLPPDYAMRVREELAFRTQHADESLIEFVRAIQELFDRADPTATDQDKVSRVIRQSHPSFRPYLRGRNFEILDALAREARVIQADLLSELRYQPPPRPELSVEPGCAWAGVKDSVPRGREATSLVADAGSRSDVIVPPRSLDPFSFEQRRRAGFGENSRGGPRSGTSTARRVQDRQNQVERDPSSRMPQADRGRAQPRCYGCNQPGHYKRDCPVRRGNFRSAQGN; the protein is encoded by the coding sequence ATGGAAAATCAGTCCGGGTCAGCAACAAACGGGGACACTATTAACCCCGGCGAGGCGGGAGCACGTGGCGGCAACGGCGATGCCGGAACCAACACGGGGGCAGGTGTGCATCCACCTCCCCCCACTCCACAAGCGGTTGATACCGCTAGCTTATTGCTGCAAGTGACAAATATTGTCGCTTCATTGACCCAGCAGTTGAATGCGGCGCAGACTAGCCCGCATTCTACTTTTCCCCCACGGCTCCACCCGAGTATGACAATTCCGACGTACTCGGGATACTCTGATAGAAAGTCGGTAGCTGACTTCATATTGGAGATGGAGACCTATCAGGTTGCATCTAGAGCGTCCGACGAGGTAGTGCTAGGGCAGGTCTTGCCAGTAGCGCTAGTGGGGGACGCCGCTCGATGGCGAAGGCTGCAGGAGCCTTTCACCTCGATGGCGGACTTCCGGCAGCGTTTTAGGGAGGAATTTTTGCCACCCGACTACGCAATGCGTGTGCGCGAAGAGTTAGCTTTTCGCACACAGCACGCCGACGAGAGTCTCATTGAATTTGTGCGCGCAATTCAAGAGCTCTTCGATAGGGCCGACCCGACGGCCACAGATCAGGATAAGGTTTCGCGTGTTATACGGCAGAGCCATCCCAGCTTCCGTCCGTATCTACGGGGGCGAAATTTCGAGATTCTTGATGCGCTTGCACGAGAGGCTCGTGTGATTCAGGCTGATTTATTGTCTGAATTGCGGTACCAACCTCCACCGCGCCCGGAACTATCAGTTGAGCCGGGTTGCGCTTGGGCGGGTGTGAAGGACTCCGTTCCACGGGGAAGGGAAGCGACGTCCTTGGTTGCGGACGCGGGAAGCCGGTCGGACGTCATCGTCCCGCCGCGCTCCCTGGATCCTTTCTCCTTCGAACAGAGGCGCCGTGCGGGGTTTGGCGAAAACTCACGCGGCGGTCCGAGGAGTGGAACATCCACTGCTCGGAGGGTTCAGGATAGGCAGAACCAGGTAGAGAGGGACCCCAGTAGCAGAATGCCACAGGCGGACCGCGGGCGGGCGCAGCCCAGATGCTATGGCTGTAATCAACCAGGGCATTACAAGCGTGACTGTCCTGTGCGTCGGGGAAATTTCCGCTCGGCGCAGGGAAACTAG